The following proteins come from a genomic window of Populus alba chromosome 12, ASM523922v2, whole genome shotgun sequence:
- the LOC118035928 gene encoding oligopeptide transporter 9-like — MFMAEISEIKAMEIEADHEECSIKQVDLTVPKTDDPTMPVLTFRMWVLGLGSCIILSFVNQFFWYRSQPLTVSSISAQIAVVPLGHLMAKKLSTRKFFEGTRWEFTLNPGPFNIKEHVLITIFANSGAGTVYAAHILTSVKIYYQRKLTFIPALFIMITTQMLGFGWAGIFRKYLVEPGEMWWPSNLVQVSLFRALHERERRPKGGTTRTQYFLLVMISAFAYYILPGYLFTMLSSFSWICWLGSKSVLVQQLGSGLSGFGIGAVGFDWATISSYLGSPLASPWFATANVAVGFFLIMYVMTPLCYWLNVYNAKNFPLYSNDLYTAAGQEYKILEIINSKFHLDRDAYAEHGPVHMSTFFAMTYGLGFATLSATVMHVLLFSGSDLWKQSKMAFGARRKMDIHTRLMKRYKSVPMWWFFVILVANIAAIIFACEYYNAALQLRWWGVLLACAIAFFFTLPIGIISATTNQQPGLNVITEYIIGYLYPERPVANMCFKVYGYISMAQALTFLADFKLGHYMKIPPRSMFMAQVVGTLVAVLVYLGTAWWMMVAVPNLCAADNGPWRCPQDSVFFNASVIWGLVGPRRIFGNLGEYGNVNWFFLGGAVAPLMVWIFHKAFPSKTWIGLIHMPIMFGATAMMPPASSVNYTSWIIVGFLSGYVLFRHRTEWWKRYNYVLSGGLDAGTAFMTLLIFFGLGFWDVGLLWWGSNPDNQEGCPLASCPSAKGILVDGCPVF, encoded by the exons ATGTTCATGGCTGAGATATCTGAGATTAAGGCCATGGAAATTGAGGCTGATCATGAGGAATGCTCGATAAAGCAAGTAGATCTTACAGTTCCAAAAACCGATGATCCCACCATGCCTGTTTTGACATTCAGAATGTGGGTTCTTGGTCTTGGTTCCTGTATCATTCTATCCTTTGTAAACCAGTTTTTCTGGTACAGGTCGCAGCCATTGACTGTTTCCTCTATTTCTGCACAGATTGCTGTGGTGCCTTTAGGGCATCTAATGGCTAAAAAACTGTCTACTCGTAAGTTCTTTGAGGGTACAAGATGGGAGTTCACATTGAATCCTGGACCCTTTAATATAAAGGAACATGTGTTGATTACAATTTTTGCGAATTCTGGTGCCGGAACTGTCTATGCTGCTCATATTCTTACCTCTGTTAAGATATATTATCAGAGGAAACTTACTTTCATTCCAGCCTTATTTATTATGATCACCACTCAG ATGCTAGGATTTGGTTGGGCTGGAATTTTCAGGAAATATTTGGTTGAGCCAGGGGAGATGTGGTGGCCATCTAATCTGGTTCAAGTCTCATTGTTCAG GGCTCTacacgagagagagagaaggccaAAAGGCGGTACAACCCGTACCCAGTACTTCCTACTAGTCATGATCTCCGCTTTTGCATACTATATCTTGCCTGGCTATCTTTTCACTATGCTATCATCTTTTTCCTGGATCTGTTGGCTTGGTTCCAAGTCTGTTTTGGTTCAGCAGCTAGGTTCGGGATTATCAGGATTTGGAATAGGTGCTGTAGGATTTGACTGGGCTACAATTTCATCTTATCTTGGAAGCCCACTTGCCAGTCCATGGTTTGCTACTGCCAATGTTGCTGTTGGATTTTTCCTGATCATGTATGTGATGACACCCCTCTGCTACTGGCTCAATGTCTACAATGCCAAGAACTTCCCTTTGTATTCCAATGACCTATACACAGCTGCGGGTCAGGAATACAAGATCCTTGAGATTATCAACTCGAAATTTCACCTCGATCGGGATGCTTATGCAGAGCACGGACCTGTGCATATGAGCACTTTCTTTGCTATGACTTATGGCTTGGGTTTTGCCACACTTTCTGCTACTGTTATGCATGTCTTACTCTTTAGTGGAAG TGACCTATGGAAGCAAAGCAAGATGGCCTTTGGAGCCAGAAGGAAAATGGATATACATACAAGGCTAATGAAGAGATATAAATCAGTTCCCATGTGGTggttttttgtcattcttgttGCAAATATTGCTGCTATAATCTTTGCTTGTGAGTATTACAATGCTGCACTTCAGTTGCGTTGGTGGGGTGTTTTACTAGCTTGTGCCATCGCCTTCTTCTTCACCCTCCCAATTGGTATAATTAGTGCCACTACAAACCAG CAACCGGGATTGAATGTTATCACAGAATATATAATAGGGTACCTGTATCCAGAGCGGCCTGTTGCTAATATGTGCTTCAAGGTGTATGGATATATAAGCATGGCTCAAGCTCTAACATTCCTAGCAGATTTTAAGCTAGGCCACTACATGAAAATTCCACCTAGATCAATGTTCATGGCGCAG GTGGTAGGAACACTTGTGGCTGTACTTGTATACCTAGGAACTGCCTGGTGGATGATGGTTGCTGTTCCCAATCTTTGCGCTGCAGACAACGGCCCATGGAGATGTCCACAGGACAGCGTGTTCTTTAATGCCTCTGTCATATGGGGGCTGGTTGGGCCTCGCAGAATCTTTGGAAACCTCGGTGAATATGGCAATGTCAACTGGTTCTTTCTGGGAGGTGCTGTAGCTCCTCTCATGGTCTGGATTTTTCACAAGGCATTCCCAAGCAAGACATGGATCGGCCTCATTCACATGCCAATCATGTTCGGTGCCACAGCAATGATGCCTCCAGCTTCTTCTGTGAACTACACCAGTTGGATTATCGTAGGATTCCTCTCAGGATATGTTCTTTTCAGACATCGAACAGAATGGTGGAAGCGTTATAATTATGTTCTCTCTGGCGGTCTTGATGCCGGGACAGCCTTTATGACTCTGTTGATCTTTTTTGGTCTTGGATTCTGGGATGTTGGTCTACTATGGTGGGGAAGCAACCCGGACAACCAAGAAGGATGCCCCTTGGCTAGCTGTCCATCTGCCAAAGGGATCCTTGTCGATGGCTGCCCAGTTTTCTGA